Within the Desulfobacterales bacterium genome, the region TCACGGGGCCCGTCCCGCCCATTGCCGCCTTCTCCAGCGCGATCCGGGGGATGCCGGGGCCATGAAGCTAAAGCGCAAAAACCCGGCAAGCCTCAAACAGTTTGCGCTTTTTAACGCTTCATGGCCCCGACAGCTTTTCCCCGGATCGCGCCATGTCGTACGCCGGCAACGGGCGGGACTCCGAGGCTACGCACAGCAAAATATGGCCGCAGTTATGATCAAGCCCAGACGCTCTTATCGGACGGCCTTGACCGGTCCGTATGGTTTGATTGCATTAACCCGTTTTTAGATAAGGAAATACCTGTGATAGATTTAACCCGAAATAGTATTCCTGATCAAGTCCGAAAAATTCATTTGATTGCCGTTTGCGGAACCGGCATGGGGGCGCTGGCGGCCATGCTCAAGGATAAGGGATACGAGATTACCGGATCGGATCAGAACGTCTATCCGCCGATGAGTACATTTCTTTTACAGCGGGGAATTCAGGCCGCATCCGGATTCAGTGAGGATAATCTGGCCGATGAAATTGATCTGGTGGTTATCGGCAATGCCGTCAGAAGGGATAATCCGGAAGTGGTGAAGGTGATGCGGGAAGGTATTTTCTTCTGTTCCATGCCTCAGGCGGTGAACCACTTCATTGCCGGGGGGAAACAACCGATTCTGGTAACCGGTACCCACGGTAAAACCACCACCTCATCGATCCTGTCCTGGATTCTGGATAAAGCCGGATTGGCGCCGTCGTTTTTGATCGGGGGAATACTCAAAAATTTTAACAGCAGCTATCAGCTGGGCAGCGGACAGTACATCGTTCTCGAAGGGGATGAGTACGATACGGCCTTTTTTGACAAGGGATCAAAATTTTTGCATTATGACCCTGCTATTACCATACTGACGAGTGTGGAATTCGATCATGCCGATATATTCGCCGATATCGATCACGTAAAAGAAACGTTTAAAAAACTATTGTCCGGCCTGGCAGCCGAGAGCCTGCTGCTGGCGTTTGATTCCGATCCTCATATCCGAGAGCTTCTTCCCGCTGCCGGCTGTCGGATTCAAACGTATGGCAAGCGTCCGGATTCGGTCTGGTGCCTGGGCCAGGTGGATATGAACCCGCCGTGGACGTTTTTTCAGGTCCGCAGGCAGGGGAAACATTTCGCCTCATTCAAGACCCGGATGGTGGGGGAGCACAACCTGCTCAATGCCGTATCTGCCGTAGCCGCTTCCGATCAACTGGGAATATCCGTGCCGCGCATGGCCGAGGCTCTGGAAACCTTTCAGGGGGCTAAGCGGCGTCAGGAAGTCAGGGGCTGTAAACGAGGCATTACGGTCATCGATGATTTTGCCCATCATCCGACAGCTGTCAGGGAAACGGTCAAGGCGGTAAAACTGTCCCATGATCAGGGGCGGCTGATCGCCGTATTCGAGCCCAGGACCAATTCGAGCATGCGGTCTGTGTTTCAGGATGCCTACCCGCAGTCATTTGATCATGCCGATGTCATATGTATCAGAAAGCCCCCCCTGCTGCACAAGATCCCCGAAAACGACCGGTTTTCCTCTGAAAAACTGGTAGAGGACTTGAATGCGCGGGGCAAGGCCGCACATTATTTTCCGGATACCGAATCGATCATTGAGTTTCTTGTTCAGGAAGCCCGGCCGGGTGATTTTGTACTGATCATGTCAAACGGCGGTTTTGACAATATTCACGAGCGGCTGCTGATAGCGTTGGGGTGAACAGTCGTGAGTCGTGAGTCG harbors:
- the mpl gene encoding UDP-N-acetylmuramate:L-alanyl-gamma-D-glutamyl-meso-diaminopimelate ligase, with the protein product MDLTRNSIPDQVRKIHLIAVCGTGMGALAAMLKDKGYEITGSDQNVYPPMSTFLLQRGIQAASGFSEDNLADEIDLVVIGNAVRRDNPEVVKVMREGIFFCSMPQAVNHFIAGGKQPILVTGTHGKTTTSSILSWILDKAGLAPSFLIGGILKNFNSSYQLGSGQYIVLEGDEYDTAFFDKGSKFLHYDPAITILTSVEFDHADIFADIDHVKETFKKLLSGLAAESLLLAFDSDPHIRELLPAAGCRIQTYGKRPDSVWCLGQVDMNPPWTFFQVRRQGKHFASFKTRMVGEHNLLNAVSAVAASDQLGISVPRMAEALETFQGAKRRQEVRGCKRGITVIDDFAHHPTAVRETVKAVKLSHDQGRLIAVFEPRTNSSMRSVFQDAYPQSFDHADVICIRKPPLLHKIPENDRFSSEKLVEDLNARGKAAHYFPDTESIIEFLVQEARPGDFVLIMSNGGFDNIHERLLIALG